One Campylobacterota bacterium DNA segment encodes these proteins:
- a CDS encoding valine--tRNA ligase, translating into MSATHYDPKNIESTYYPIWEQRGYFEVDGNRAIQKPNKHFAIMLPPPNVTGSLHIGHALNHTLIDIITRYKRMDGYAALWQPGTDHAGIATQNVVEKQLLAEGKTKEELGRDAFLERVWKWKEHSGGTIVGQMRKLGVSPAWSRERFTMDEGLKQSVKEAFVHLYNQNLIVRGNYMVNWCTHDGALSDIEVEHEEHQGNFYHIRYPFSDGSGHITVATTRPETYFGDTAVMVHPDDERYLHLIGKSITLPLINREIKIIADSHVDREFGTGVVKVTPAHDTNDYEVGKRHDLEFITVFDEKGILNDHAGEFKGLERLEARSAIVKRLEEEGFIEKIEEHTHQVGHCYRCKNIVEPYISKQWFVRKEVAKGSIDKTNAGLAQFFPPHWINSYNAWMNDLRDWCISRQLWWGHRIPVFYCDDCAHEWASLDDEPASCPHCSGKNFTQDPDVLDTWFSSALWPFSTLGWGNGDTASDRLFQSDDMARFYPNTLLITGFDILFFWVARMMMMGENFTGELPFKHIYLHALVRDEHGQKMSKSKGNVIDPLDMVEKYSADALRFTLAVLAVQGRDIRLSTDKLEQSRNFTNKLFNAARFLQMNVSTFADLSDQEITTPLGRYMLSRFRRATSETRAFMDEYRFNDAATVLYRFMWNEFCDWGIELSKASKESIAELGSIYKESMKLLHPFMPFITEYLFHELSGTTLEEGESIMVMEYPDNTVVDETIENEFAAIMDAIVTIRRAKALIDLGNQKIDLAYVKCSGDEAMMKPFITRLAKVEEVRFTDTKIDQAVSDLGESVEVYLPTDAIDLSPIVDRLSKQREKLQKEADKLSAMLSNERFVANAPEAVIATNREGLADAQDKISKIDAQLASLGR; encoded by the coding sequence ATGTCCGCTACCCATTATGATCCTAAAAATATTGAATCGACGTATTACCCCATTTGGGAGCAGCGGGGGTATTTTGAGGTTGACGGCAACCGTGCGATCCAAAAACCCAACAAACATTTTGCAATCATGCTCCCTCCCCCAAACGTCACGGGATCACTCCATATCGGGCATGCGCTAAACCACACCCTCATCGACATCATCACCCGCTACAAGCGGATGGACGGCTACGCGGCCCTCTGGCAACCGGGGACCGACCACGCCGGGATCGCGACCCAAAACGTCGTCGAAAAACAGCTTCTCGCCGAAGGTAAAACCAAAGAAGAACTCGGGCGCGACGCGTTCTTGGAACGGGTCTGGAAATGGAAAGAACACAGCGGCGGAACCATCGTCGGCCAGATGCGCAAACTGGGCGTCTCCCCCGCATGGAGCCGCGAACGCTTCACGATGGACGAGGGGCTCAAGCAATCGGTCAAAGAGGCGTTCGTCCACCTCTACAACCAAAACCTGATCGTACGCGGCAACTACATGGTCAACTGGTGTACCCACGACGGGGCACTCAGCGACATCGAAGTTGAACACGAAGAACACCAGGGGAATTTTTACCATATCCGCTATCCCTTCTCTGATGGCAGCGGCCACATCACGGTCGCGACGACGCGTCCTGAAACCTATTTCGGCGATACCGCGGTCATGGTGCATCCCGATGACGAACGCTACCTCCACCTGATCGGAAAAAGCATCACCCTCCCCCTCATCAACCGCGAAATCAAAATCATCGCCGACAGCCACGTCGACCGCGAATTCGGAACCGGCGTCGTCAAAGTGACCCCCGCACACGATACGAACGACTACGAAGTGGGCAAACGGCACGATCTCGAGTTCATCACCGTCTTCGATGAAAAAGGGATCCTCAACGACCATGCCGGCGAGTTCAAAGGGCTCGAGCGGCTCGAAGCGCGCTCGGCGATCGTCAAACGTCTCGAAGAAGAGGGTTTCATCGAAAAAATCGAAGAACACACCCACCAGGTAGGCCACTGCTACCGCTGTAAAAACATCGTCGAACCCTACATCTCCAAGCAATGGTTCGTCCGCAAAGAGGTCGCCAAAGGCTCGATCGACAAGACCAACGCCGGGTTGGCGCAGTTTTTCCCGCCCCACTGGATCAACAGTTACAACGCATGGATGAACGACCTGCGCGACTGGTGTATCTCACGCCAGCTGTGGTGGGGGCACCGTATCCCGGTATTCTACTGCGACGACTGCGCTCATGAATGGGCCAGCCTCGACGACGAACCTGCATCGTGCCCCCACTGTTCGGGGAAAAATTTCACGCAGGATCCCGACGTCCTCGATACGTGGTTCAGTTCGGCTCTGTGGCCGTTTTCGACGCTGGGATGGGGGAACGGCGACACCGCTTCCGATCGCCTCTTCCAGAGCGACGACATGGCCCGTTTTTATCCTAACACCCTCCTCATCACCGGGTTCGACATCCTCTTTTTCTGGGTCGCGCGGATGATGATGATGGGGGAAAACTTCACCGGCGAGCTGCCGTTCAAGCATATTTATCTCCACGCCCTCGTGCGCGACGAACACGGGCAGAAAATGTCGAAATCCAAGGGCAACGTCATCGATCCGCTCGACATGGTCGAGAAATACAGCGCCGACGCCCTGCGCTTTACCCTCGCCGTTTTGGCCGTTCAGGGACGCGACATCCGCCTGAGCACCGACAAACTCGAGCAAAGCCGCAACTTCACGAACAAGCTCTTCAACGCGGCCCGTTTCTTGCAAATGAACGTTTCGACGTTTGCCGACCTGAGCGATCAGGAGATCACGACACCGCTGGGGCGCTACATGCTCAGCCGCTTCCGCCGCGCGACGTCGGAAACAAGAGCGTTCATGGACGAATACCGTTTCAATGACGCCGCTACCGTCCTCTACCGCTTTATGTGGAACGAATTCTGCGACTGGGGGATCGAACTCTCCAAGGCGAGCAAAGAGAGCATCGCGGAGCTGGGAAGCATCTACAAAGAGTCGATGAAACTTCTCCACCCGTTCATGCCGTTCATCACCGAATACCTCTTCCACGAACTCTCCGGCACGACGCTCGAGGAGGGTGAATCGATCATGGTGATGGAATACCCCGACAACACCGTCGTAGACGAAACGATCGAAAACGAGTTCGCCGCAATCATGGATGCTATCGTCACGATCCGCCGCGCCAAAGCCCTGATCGATCTCGGGAACCAGAAAATCGATCTGGCCTACGTCAAATGCAGCGGCGACGAGGCGATGATGAAGCCCTTTATCACACGCCTCGCCAAAGTCGAAGAGGTCCGTTTTACCGATACGAAAATCGATCAGGCCGTGAGCGACCTGGGCGAAAGCGTCGAGGTTTACCTCCCGACCGACGCCATCGACCTCTCGCCCATCGTCGACCGACTGAGCAAACAGCGCGAAAAACTCCAGAAAGAGGCCGACAAACTCTCCGCCATGCTCTCCAACGAACGCTTCGTCGCCAATGCCCCCGAAGCGGTCATCGCAACTAACCGCGAAGGGCTTGCCGACGCGCAGGACAAAATTTCCAAAATCGATGCGCAGCTCGCTTCTCTGGGCCGTTGA